A single genomic interval of Scylla paramamosain isolate STU-SP2022 chromosome 12, ASM3559412v1, whole genome shotgun sequence harbors:
- the LOC135105410 gene encoding mucin-2-like, which yields MILFQPHNTTTIPAMTIPHPATTSPHHVTTTPHPAMTTPQPATTILYPATTIPHPATTCPHPITTPLTLSRPPLHPATTPSCPATTPLTLPRPLLTLSRPALTLSRPPLTLPRPALTLSRPLLTLPRPALTLSRHPLLTLPRPALTLSRPPSPCHDLPSSYHDPPSHYHDPLLTLPRPPLTLPRPPSPCHDHSLPCHDLPSPYHDPPSPCHDLLSPYHDPPSPCHDLLSPYHDPPPHPATTCPHPITIPLTLSRPPFTLPRPPRTLPRASLTLSRPALTLHDLPSPYHDPPLPCHDLPLPCQDHSLPCHDLPSPCHDLPSTRHDPPSSLLLPPLTLPRPRLPPHPHPSQREDTPLQSIH from the coding sequence ATGATTCTGTTCCAGCCACACAACACCACGACCATTCCTGCCATGACCATACCTCACCCTGCCACGACTTCCCCTCATCATGTCACGACCACCCCTCACCCTGCCATGACCACCCCTCAACCTGCCACGACCATTCTTTACCCTGCCACGACCATCCCTCACCCTGCCACGACCTGCCCTCACCCTATCACGACCCCCCTCACACTATCACGACCTCCTCTTCACCCTGCCACGACCCCCTCTTGCCCTGCCACGACCCCCCTCACCCTGCCACGACCACTCCTTACCCTGTCACGACCTGCCCTCACCCTATCACGACCCCCCCTCACCCTGCCACGACCTGCTCTCACCCTATCACGACCACTCCTCACCCTGCCACGACCTGCCCTCACCCTATCACGACACCCCCTCCTCACCCTGCCACGACCTGCCCTCACCCTATCACGACCCCCCTCACCCTGCCACGACCTGCCCTCATCCTATCACGATCCCCCCTCACACTATCACGACCCCCTCTTAACCCTGCCACGACCCCCTCTCACCCTGCCACGACCCCCCTCACCCTGCCACGACCACTCCTTACCCTGCCACGACCTGCCCTCACCCTATCACGACCCCCCCTCACCCTGCCACGACCTGCTCTCACCCTATCACGATCCCCCCTCACCCTGCCACGACCTGCTCTCACCCTATCACGACCCCCCCCCTCATCCTGCCACGACCTGCCCTCACCCTATCACGATCCCCCTCACACTATCACGACCCCCCTTCACCCTGCCACGACCACCCCGCACCCTGCCACGAGCATCCCTCACCCTGTCACGACCTGCCCTCACCCTTCACGACCTGCCCTCACCCTATCACGACCCCCCCTTACCCTGCCACGACCTGCCCTTACCCTGTCAAGACCACTCCTTACCCTGTCACGACCTGCCTTCACCCTGCCACGACCTCCCCTCAACCCGTCACGaccctccctcatccctgcTCCTACCACCCCTCACCCTGCCACGACCACGCCTGCCGCCCCACCCACACCCAAGCCAGCGAGAAGACACGCCTTTACAATCAATTCATTAA